In the Lepidochelys kempii isolate rLepKem1 chromosome 3, rLepKem1.hap2, whole genome shotgun sequence genome, one interval contains:
- the DRC1 gene encoding dynein regulatory complex protein 1 isoform X2 produces MSRAALAEGEPEGPGQPRARLPSLNSEEQEERIAARRLRIAARVEAKRREALGEDPDAKKAEAEELSRSHKQIEESRQRLAKLLNDGTQLVTNIQVAADARETQRRAEEDELKRQRLEKLENESKTNQDKFEEITSKWGSAKEKTIPQDLWDVLNQQQQQCALLIEEKNKLISELQQELKSKDDHYVKDLKKQSDDINLLVERMEEQIRNLMKTYRRELTQIEKAFELERRELLSSNKKKWEQAMQDHNAQELENLITRMQTVEEYEKQLNQLQVKDAEEYTTVKIQLENDVQILEQQLQQMKAIYQLNQEKLEYNFQVLKKRDEENTIIKSQQKRKLNRLHDVLNNLRIKLAKQIKQFQEENQNLTADYKRIVEQYKDLQRTMRHFGVVDAQKFLEIWLMNEEEAKGLMWKALEADRVIHTQQLGLPWVEPDYWFLDNVGPIVHRKAIKSASKLAQEVMALTESSQQEEEEEEEEEAAEEGRQEVAEAGEEVKPPRHVLVKSVKHILELLCDESGFLIESKLLGLLQPLERHERSLMRLDAIFAALEIDNEDDVYTLVDFFLKFKVQQVVSSPSKEWAVEEGPEEFAVDAAKDDRGSAAPKEEGTAHQSSATSLSSLLFHHDDVLKALKAFVRDFQKSRPGWVTGRVGRAVP; encoded by the exons ATGAGCCGGGCGGCGCTGGCCGAGGGGGAGCCCGAGGGGCCGGGGCAGCCGCGGGCGCGGCTCCCGTCGCTGAACTCggaggagcaggaggagcggATCGCGGCCCGGCGCCTCCGCATCGCGGCCCGGGTGGAGGCCAAGCGCCG ggaggcCCTTGGAGAAGATCCAGATGCGAAGAAGGCTGAGGCAGAAGAACTGAGCAGGAGCCACAAGCAGATAGAAGAAAGCAGACAG AGGCTAGCTAAGCTGCTGAATGACGGCACACAGCTAGTGACAAATATCCAGGTGGCTGCAGATGCAAGGGAAACCCAGAGGAGGGCTGAGGAAGACGAACTGAAGCGACAGAG GCTCGAGAAACTGGAGAATGAATCCAAGACTAATCAGGACAAGTTTGAAGAGATCACCTCAAAATGGGGCTCGGCCAAAGAGAAAACCATCCCGCAGGACCTGTGGGACGTGCTcaaccagcagcagcaacagtgtGCTCTGCTCATCGAAGAGAAGAACAAGCTCATCAGTGAACTGCAGCAG GAGCTGAAAAGCAAAGATGACCATTATGTGAAGGATCTCAAGAAGCAGTCAGACGACATTAACCTGCTGGTGGAGAGAATGGAGGAGCAGATCAGAAACCTAATGAAAACTTACCGTCGGGAACTCACGCAGATTGAG AAAGCTTTCGAGCTGGAACGgcgagagctgctgagcagcaaTAAGAAGAAATGGGAGCAAGCCATGCAGGACCACAACGCACAGGAG CTAGAGAACTTGATCACCCGCATGCAGACCGTGGAGGAGTACGAGAAGCAGCTGAATCAGCTGCAGGTGAAGGATGCCGAGGAGTACACTACCGTCAAAATCCAGCTGGAGAACGATGTACAG AtcctggagcagcagctgcagcaaatGAAAGCCATTTACCAGCTGAACCAGGAGAAGCTAGAATACAACTTCCAGGTGCTAAAGAAACGGGATGAGGAAAACACCATCATAAAATCCCAGCAGAAAAGGAAACTCAACCG GCTGCATGATGTGCTCAATAACTTGAGAATAAAACTGGCCAAACAGATAAAGCAATTCCAGGAGGAGAACCAGAACCTGACGGCCGATTACAAGCGCATAGTGGAGCAGTACAAGGACCTGCAGAGAACGATGAG ACACTTTGGCGTCGTTGATGCCCAGAAGTTCCTGGAGATCTGGCTAATGAACGAGGAGGAAGCCAAAGGGCTGATGTGGAAAGCTCTCGAGGCTGATCGCGTCATTCAcacccagcagctggggctcccctgggTGGAGCCTGACTACTGGTTCCTGGACAACGTGGGCCCCATCGTGCACCGCAAGGCAATCAAATCTGCCAGCAAGCTGGCCCAGGAGGTGATGGCATTAACAG AAAGCAgccagcaggaagaggaggaggaggaggaggaggaggctgcggAGGAAGGAAGACAAGAGGTGGCGGAGGCTGGAGAGGAAGTTAAACCTCCCCGGCACGTCTTGGTGAAGTCTGTCAAACACATCCTGGAGCTCCTGTGCGACGAGTCG GGCTTCCTGATAGAGAGCAAGCTGCTGGgactcctgcagcccctggagagGCACGAGCGCTCCCTGATGAGGCTGGATGCAATCTTTGCG GCCCTCGAAATTGACAATGAAGACGACGTGTATACGCTGGTGGATTTCTTCTTGAAGTTCAAAGTCCAGCAGGTTGTCTCCAGCCCG AGTAAGGAGTGGGCAGTGGAGGAGGGCCCTGAAGAATTCGCTGTGGATGCAGCGAAGGACGACAGGGGATCCGCTGCCCCGAAGGAGGAAGGCACGGCCCATCAGAGCTCGGCAACGTCACTGTCCTCTTTGCTCTTCCATCACGATGACGTCCTCAAGGCCCTCAAAGCATTTGTCCGGGACTTCCAGAAGTCGAG ACCTGGCTGGGTGACCGGAAGGGTGGGCCGAGCAGTGCCGTGA
- the DRC1 gene encoding dynein regulatory complex protein 1 isoform X1 gives MSRAALAEGEPEGPGQPRARLPSLNSEEQEERIAARRLRIAARVEAKRREALGEDPDAKKAEAEELSRSHKQIEESRQRLAKLLNDGTQLVTNIQVAADARETQRRAEEDELKRQRLEKLENESKTNQDKFEEITSKWGSAKEKTIPQDLWDVLNQQQQQCALLIEEKNKLISELQQELKSKDDHYVKDLKKQSDDINLLVERMEEQIRNLMKTYRRELTQIEKAFELERRELLSSNKKKWEQAMQDHNAQELENLITRMQTVEEYEKQLNQLQVKDAEEYTTVKIQLENDVQILEQQLQQMKAIYQLNQEKLEYNFQVLKKRDEENTIIKSQQKRKLNRLHDVLNNLRIKLAKQIKQFQEENQNLTADYKRIVEQYKDLQRTMRHFGVVDAQKFLEIWLMNEEEAKGLMWKALEADRVIHTQQLGLPWVEPDYWFLDNVGPIVHRKAIKSASKLAQEVMALTESSQQEEEEEEEEEAAEEGRQEVAEAGEEVKPPRHVLVKSVKHILELLCDESGFLIESKLLGLLQPLERHERSLMRLDAIFAALEIDNEDDVYTLVDFFLKFKVQQVVSSPSKEWAVEEGPEEFAVDAAKDDRGSAAPKEEGTAHQSSATSLSSLLFHHDDVLKALKAFVRDFQKSRDKRPQVKKVMEERDNSKDSEYWEALAHVIPESKLKVWDALEAALEKYHYVLSQRSKLLTDLDGLQQQNTELHMLLHQYLTSKVNQELLIPPTHVVELMTP, from the exons ATGAGCCGGGCGGCGCTGGCCGAGGGGGAGCCCGAGGGGCCGGGGCAGCCGCGGGCGCGGCTCCCGTCGCTGAACTCggaggagcaggaggagcggATCGCGGCCCGGCGCCTCCGCATCGCGGCCCGGGTGGAGGCCAAGCGCCG ggaggcCCTTGGAGAAGATCCAGATGCGAAGAAGGCTGAGGCAGAAGAACTGAGCAGGAGCCACAAGCAGATAGAAGAAAGCAGACAG AGGCTAGCTAAGCTGCTGAATGACGGCACACAGCTAGTGACAAATATCCAGGTGGCTGCAGATGCAAGGGAAACCCAGAGGAGGGCTGAGGAAGACGAACTGAAGCGACAGAG GCTCGAGAAACTGGAGAATGAATCCAAGACTAATCAGGACAAGTTTGAAGAGATCACCTCAAAATGGGGCTCGGCCAAAGAGAAAACCATCCCGCAGGACCTGTGGGACGTGCTcaaccagcagcagcaacagtgtGCTCTGCTCATCGAAGAGAAGAACAAGCTCATCAGTGAACTGCAGCAG GAGCTGAAAAGCAAAGATGACCATTATGTGAAGGATCTCAAGAAGCAGTCAGACGACATTAACCTGCTGGTGGAGAGAATGGAGGAGCAGATCAGAAACCTAATGAAAACTTACCGTCGGGAACTCACGCAGATTGAG AAAGCTTTCGAGCTGGAACGgcgagagctgctgagcagcaaTAAGAAGAAATGGGAGCAAGCCATGCAGGACCACAACGCACAGGAG CTAGAGAACTTGATCACCCGCATGCAGACCGTGGAGGAGTACGAGAAGCAGCTGAATCAGCTGCAGGTGAAGGATGCCGAGGAGTACACTACCGTCAAAATCCAGCTGGAGAACGATGTACAG AtcctggagcagcagctgcagcaaatGAAAGCCATTTACCAGCTGAACCAGGAGAAGCTAGAATACAACTTCCAGGTGCTAAAGAAACGGGATGAGGAAAACACCATCATAAAATCCCAGCAGAAAAGGAAACTCAACCG GCTGCATGATGTGCTCAATAACTTGAGAATAAAACTGGCCAAACAGATAAAGCAATTCCAGGAGGAGAACCAGAACCTGACGGCCGATTACAAGCGCATAGTGGAGCAGTACAAGGACCTGCAGAGAACGATGAG ACACTTTGGCGTCGTTGATGCCCAGAAGTTCCTGGAGATCTGGCTAATGAACGAGGAGGAAGCCAAAGGGCTGATGTGGAAAGCTCTCGAGGCTGATCGCGTCATTCAcacccagcagctggggctcccctgggTGGAGCCTGACTACTGGTTCCTGGACAACGTGGGCCCCATCGTGCACCGCAAGGCAATCAAATCTGCCAGCAAGCTGGCCCAGGAGGTGATGGCATTAACAG AAAGCAgccagcaggaagaggaggaggaggaggaggaggaggctgcggAGGAAGGAAGACAAGAGGTGGCGGAGGCTGGAGAGGAAGTTAAACCTCCCCGGCACGTCTTGGTGAAGTCTGTCAAACACATCCTGGAGCTCCTGTGCGACGAGTCG GGCTTCCTGATAGAGAGCAAGCTGCTGGgactcctgcagcccctggagagGCACGAGCGCTCCCTGATGAGGCTGGATGCAATCTTTGCG GCCCTCGAAATTGACAATGAAGACGACGTGTATACGCTGGTGGATTTCTTCTTGAAGTTCAAAGTCCAGCAGGTTGTCTCCAGCCCG AGTAAGGAGTGGGCAGTGGAGGAGGGCCCTGAAGAATTCGCTGTGGATGCAGCGAAGGACGACAGGGGATCCGCTGCCCCGAAGGAGGAAGGCACGGCCCATCAGAGCTCGGCAACGTCACTGTCCTCTTTGCTCTTCCATCACGATGACGTCCTCAAGGCCCTCAAAGCATTTGTCCGGGACTTCCAGAAGTCGAG GGACAAGCGGCCGCAGGTGAAGAAGGTGATGGAGGAACGGGACAACTCCAAGGACTCTGAGTATTGGGAGGCCCTGGCTCACGTCATCCCAGAGTCAAAGCTGAAGGTTTGGGACGCGCTGGAGGCGGCATTGGAGAAATACCA CTACGTTCTGA